In Niallia sp. FSL W8-0635, one genomic interval encodes:
- a CDS encoding SGNH/GDSL hydrolase family protein, which produces MKIICFGDSITRGVSFVKGRLRIIKDNYPTFLEKLFSVNISEDIIVLNKGVFNDNSHLLLKRLEKDVLSEKPNYVLLNVGGNDCNFNWQEVADSPNSNHEPIVSVQQYMENIKQMVTKMKQSNITPILITLPPLDPVRYYKFIADKYGTTISHWISCCGGIEHWHSLYNLQLNKLIEQFNLPNIDVRTALKKEGNATDFISDDGIHLNADGYRKMSEVIFEEMLRFIEGEKPRIS; this is translated from the coding sequence ATGAAAATCATCTGTTTTGGAGATAGCATAACGAGAGGCGTCTCTTTTGTAAAAGGCAGGCTAAGAATCATCAAAGACAATTATCCCACTTTTCTTGAAAAATTATTTTCAGTAAATATTTCAGAGGATATAATTGTCTTAAATAAAGGTGTATTTAATGATAATTCCCATTTATTATTGAAGAGATTGGAAAAAGATGTCCTTTCTGAAAAGCCAAATTATGTTTTATTAAATGTTGGTGGGAATGATTGTAATTTTAATTGGCAAGAAGTGGCAGATAGTCCAAATAGTAACCATGAACCAATTGTGTCAGTTCAACAATATATGGAAAATATCAAACAAATGGTAACGAAAATGAAACAGTCTAATATCACGCCAATACTGATAACCTTACCACCACTTGATCCGGTTAGGTATTATAAATTTATTGCTGATAAATATGGGACAACCATTAGTCATTGGATTAGTTGCTGTGGAGGAATTGAGCATTGGCATAGTTTATACAATTTACAGTTGAATAAATTAATTGAACAATTTAATCTTCCTAACATCGACGTTCGCACAGCACTAAAAAAAGAGGGCAATGCTACTGATTTTATTAGTGATGACGGAATTCACTTGAATGCAGACGGATATAGAAAAATGAGTGAAGTCATCTTTGAGGAAATGCTTCGATTTATAGAAGGGGAAAAACCACGGATATCATAG
- a CDS encoding GNAT family N-acetyltransferase produces MIRELTENDHSIVMEFLLQDPSINLFIIGDIEAFGYDASFQKLWGEFHEGHITAVLLKYFESYIFYCKDKNLFDVEGFASIMQTTTNPVSLSGRADFVEKFENLPNLTLGKKKVTYFAQCGTNKDIEITETIKEATIADIDRIVVLRDSIDEFITTAQTKNILKKAIESKTGRTYYLENDKQEIISTVSTTAENSQSAMIVGVCTHKDYRNNGYASKLMTALVKDVLKEKQYVCLFYDNPDAGKIYKKVGFKDIGLWTMYR; encoded by the coding sequence ATGATTCGAGAACTGACTGAGAATGACCACTCTATTGTAATGGAGTTTTTGCTGCAAGATCCTTCTATTAACCTTTTTATTATTGGAGACATCGAGGCTTTCGGCTATGATGCTTCTTTTCAAAAGCTTTGGGGAGAATTTCATGAGGGGCATATTACTGCAGTTCTTCTTAAATATTTTGAAAGCTATATCTTTTACTGCAAAGATAAGAATCTGTTTGATGTAGAAGGTTTTGCTTCCATTATGCAGACTACTACTAATCCTGTATCATTATCAGGAAGAGCTGACTTTGTTGAGAAATTTGAAAACCTTCCCAACCTGACTTTAGGAAAGAAAAAAGTAACCTATTTTGCTCAGTGTGGAACAAATAAAGATATAGAAATTACGGAAACGATAAAAGAAGCTACTATTGCCGATATTGATAGAATTGTTGTATTACGAGATTCCATCGATGAATTTATAACGACAGCTCAAACGAAAAATATATTAAAAAAAGCAATCGAATCAAAAACTGGACGCACCTATTATCTGGAAAATGATAAACAAGAAATTATTTCCACTGTCTCTACGACTGCTGAAAATTCTCAGTCTGCGATGATTGTTGGTGTATGCACACATAAGGACTACCGAAATAATGGTTATGCTAGTAAGTTAATGACAGCTCTTGTAAAGGATGTATTGAAGGAAAAGCAATATGTCTGTTTGTTTTATGACAATCCAGATGCAGGTAAGATCTATAAAAAAGTTGGCTTTAAAGATATTGGGTTATGGACAATGTATCGTTAA